The following DNA comes from Castor canadensis chromosome 4, mCasCan1.hap1v2, whole genome shotgun sequence.
CAAATCTATAAAACAAGGTATATTAAAAAAAGTCTGACTTCTAACTTTGTTTCCTTTGTCCTGTGTTCTCTCCCTCCCCATATAATCATTTCAAACTTCTGTGGTTTGTCCTCTATTACTGTTAGAAATGAGCAAATCTTTATGTCTGAGTATGGTCCATATATTCACACAGGCAACCTGTAAGATAAACCTACACTGGATACATTATCATCCTGCTTTTTTCAGTATTCATCTTCCAGAGCACATGTGCATATGTAGCAATGTTTCTTATTCCTTTTCCTAGGTTGTGGTTCTGCTGCTTGCAAATGAATCAAGTATTCCCTATTGACGGAGGTTTTCTATCTTTAGCTGTCATGGAGAGTGCTTTAATGAATTGCCTGTGCCTTCATAGTTTTGCACATATCTTGGGAATAGAGCTCAAGAAGTGTGATCGATGGGTCAAAGGGTAAATGTATCTGTAATTTTAGTAGCAATTGCCAAATTCCCCttcacagaaaatttcccagcAGTGAACAAGAGAGCCCTTCTGTTCCCTTAAAGCCTGGCCAATACACTTTTGAATTTTTCCCAGTCTGATAGGCGAGAAGTAGCTATTTTAGGTTAtggtattttttcctattttttttgcagtcctagagttagaactcagggcctcatgtgtgctgagcaggtgctctactacttgtgtCTCcttgccagtctttttttttttttttgtgtgtgtgtgtgttggatatttttgagataggatcttcctttttgctcaggctagcctcgaacctcaatctttctgatctctgcctcccaaatgagccaccggtgccctgtTTTCAGCTCATTTTTTAACAGCACTATTAGCTTTTGTTGTTTAGAAGCTCTTGTGTGTTGAcgagcatagtggtgcatgcctgaattccagcttcttgggaggtggagatggcaggattgtggttcaagcccatcctgggcaaaaccacaagatcctatgtgaaaaatgAGCTGAAACCAGTctgggtgtggctccagtggtaagcTGCTTGTCTAGCTAGTGCAAGGCCTGGAGCTCAGTCCCAGTGcctcaacaaacaaaaacagtgacTAAGGAGAAAGGCAGAGAGCCATCCTAGCTTTACAAACTGTGCTAAGGGCCTTAACCCTGTATAACATCATTTTCTCAATATTTAGTTCATTGTTTTACTTAgttatgctgttttttttttttctggacacaTGTaagttttttgttgatttttgtgttAACATTATCTTTCTGGATTTTGTGTTACCAGATAAGATGGCAAATTCTACCTAGAagttttcttctagcttttctaTGGTTTGATAGTTGACATTTAAAATTCTGATCTGTTTGGAATTTGTCCTGGTGTGTGTAGTGATGAATGGGTTTAATCTTTTTTCATACAGACATTCAATTATCTGGAAAAACtctttatctgtctgtctatctatctgtctgtctgtctgtctatctatctaaagTCTATTTATCCCCATTTCCTTGAGATGCCACCTCACCATGTACTAAATTTGTGTGAGGTCTGGTCAGTTTCTGGATTCACTGTACAGTTCTGTGGTGCTGTGTCCGTGTGCTGACAGGTGACTCTGTTTCATCTCCTAGGCCTTACAACAAGCTTAACGTATGCTGGGATTGCCTCTCCTCATTATTGCTGAGCTCGCCTGATCCTCCAGATGAACTTTATGATCAATTTATCTCCCTCCAGAGATGTCATTTATATTTGTAATCAATTTAATTGGTTCAGGAATGGCATTTGCATTTATAAACTTGGCACCctaatattttgaatttcttattcAGTACTTGGTATGTCTTTCCATTCTCTTAGGTCTACTTTTGTAACTTTCACTAGTATTTTGTCATTTCCTCATGCAAACTTGGAACCTTTTTTGTTCAGTTTATGCTTAGGTAGGTCATTTTAAACAATTGTTTTCCTATCATCAAGGGCATCTTGTACTTTATCTTTAAACTTACTTTTGTATAAATAGATGGTTATCAGTTTTATCACCTGCTACTTTAATAAATTCtctcattgcttttttctttactatttgtttAGGCCCTTTCAGACATTGTAATCATATCCTCTGAGTACAGGAAGCATTTTACTTCTTGTTCATCAGGTTGTCTTCCTTTGCCTAACTGCACTAACAGCATTGGTGTCGCAGAGAAGACTGGAACATGGGAGTCTGTGttgtcttcttcttcctccccatcCCCGACCCCTATCACAGGGCAGCCTGAAGTGCTTGCCTGGAGATGCCAGCTTCTGGGTTTTGGGAATGTATTTTACCACTTTAAGGAAATAGCTATTATTTCTGCTCTACTGAGTACTTTTAAACTTGCATAAGTATTGAGTTTAATGATGggcttttttccttttgcattcaTAGATATAATTGGGATTTCCTCTCTAGTTCCATTAATATGATGAATTATGATAAGAGTTTCTAAAATTGGAAGTAGCTTTGCATTCTTGGAATAACCCTTATGAGGTCACGGTGTATTGCTTTCTTATACATGTTCAGATTTTCTTTGCTAATAtcttattgaagatttttttgttttttaaactcagggcctatactttgagtcactccaccagcccttttttgtgatgggtttttttgagatagggtcttgcaaactatttgcctaggctggcttagtactgcaatcctcctgatctctgcctcctgaataacgaggattacagggatgagccaccgcTGCCTGGCTCTTAGTgaagatttttaaattgatatttgtaaatgaaattagTTCTATTATGCTAATTTTATGATATAAATTTggaagttttccttctttttctttgctctgaaatAGTTTAAATAGCCTTGGAGATACTGGAGTTTTAAAGGTCTGAAAGACTTCCTTGgggatgtgtgtggtgtgttctTACCTGCAACCTTACCTTGCTGGAAGTAATGAAGCTTcagtcatcccttggtatctATGGGGGATGGGTTCCACAATCCccttggataccaaaatctgaggctgctcaagtctcttatataaaatggtgttgtTTTTGTATGTAACTGCCATATATCCTCCTCTGTacattaaatcatctctagattacttataatatctaatataATGAAAGCAGTTGCTATGCTGCGTTGcttagggaataataacaagaaaatgaCAGTGCAAGTTCAGTATAGGCATaattttttccagatatttttgatccacagttggttgaatccttgGGTACAGAACCTGCAGACATAGAGAAGTGCCTGTATTTGTGGCCTGTGGAATCTCCAGTGGCTCCCAGGGTCACAGTATTAAGGCCTCCTCCAGAGTGACTGGGGAAGTCTTGGTGGATGGGTTGATCTGTTGTAAGGCCTGATTTTCCTCTCCCCTGTAGGTATGGGGCTGATGTCGATGTCAACCATCACCTGACTCCTGACACCCGGCCCCCTTTCTCAAGGCGGCTCACCTCCTTGGTGGTCTGCCCCCTGTATATCAGTGCTGCCTACCACAACCTGCAGTGCTTCAGGCTGCTCCTGCATGCAGGGGCAAACCCTGACTTCAACTGCAATGGTCCTGTCAACACACAAGAGTTCTACAGGGGATCCCCTGGGTGTGTTATGGATGCCGTCCTGCGTCATGGCTGTGAGGCAGCCTTTGTGAGCCTGCTGGTAGAGTTTGGAGCCAACCTGAACCTGGTGAAGTGGGAATCACTGGGTCCAGAGTCAAGAGGCAGAAGGAAGGTGGACCCCGAGGCCTTGCAGCTCTTTAGAGAGGCCAGAAGTAAGTGCTCTGAGCTCAGCTCTGACTTGTAGTCTTTTTTGGGCTGATTGAATCAACAAGATATAgtagtaatttaaaaacaaaacaaactccagCTAAACAAAAtcctaaactaaactaaacagtCCTCAATTAGGACTGGCAGTTTTCCAGAATGGCCACTGAAATTATGCTTCTCTTTAGCAATTCCTTGGCTCCAAGAGCAAGAGCTGATACCAGGAAATCTATGAAAATTTGTGTATGTTTTCCAGGTTCCTAGAATTACATTCTCATTACCCTTTTACTCTGCTTTGTGACCCCAAATTCTTAGAGACAGTGACTTCTTTTTCACATGGTTTTTAAATGAGCAGACTTGTAAGGCTGTTTTCTAGGGTTccccatttcctttcctttagttCCAAATACCATTAGTTTGGATTGTGTGATAAGTCCAATTTTTGTTAGAATAAAATCTGGAGTTTGCTTATTGGTGAAGAAAGATTTTACTAAAGAATTAATAGATCAGGTCAGATGTGGTGACAcacatctttaatcctagctacaggaggcagtgacaggaggatcatgggtcagGGCTGCCCGGGCAAAAATTAGTgtaaggccctatctgaaaaacaaactaaaatcaaaaggacggtgggggggcatgactcaagtggtagagcccttgcctggcaagcacaaggccaagttcaaaccccagtaccttcaaggggaaaaaaaattgaaatcaatgGCGAGAGAGTTTGGAATTGATCTGTAGCTTGGCCTTATTACCATAGCTTTCTTGGATTCAGAAATCACCTTCGAGTGTCTTTCTGCCCTACATCCTATCCTCATTCCTGcctggatttttttctctaatcCCTTTCCTCTCACAAAACATTAACTTCAGTGCGTTATCCTTACTGAGTTTACCCAAACCAGCTCACTGAAGCATGCTCTTGTTTTGCCTTCCCCAGAATTTGCTGGTGGTCAGGTGGGAACCACATTGATAGAATAAAACTGCTGTGCTTGTTACTGTTTTACTTATCACTGCTTCATCAGCTGAGGCAGGGACTTGGCGATGCCTCTTTGACCCAGAGCAGGATCGCTGCGCCCTCAAGTTCTGTTCAGTCTGTGTGCTGTAACTCTGCTTGGTCTTTCTGGGACTGACCCAGGGGTTAGGGTCTATCGCTCACACCTGCAGGGACTTCAGTGAGCAGCTCTTATTTCTTTGCCTAGGGTGTGGGACGGGAGGAGATACAGAGGGAAGAGATAGTGTCCCAATGAGCAGATGCCTGTGTTCATGAGGCTGTGAAGATGGAAGGAGCAGATAACATGACCTTGCTCATAGTTCACTTGCTTGACTCAGAACAGGAAGTTGGTATGAGCAGTAGTGCGGCTTTGTTAGTCACAGCTAGCCTTTGCCCTTCAGAACTAGAATGGGAATtaaccttccttcctcctctttctttccttggcTCTCCAGGTATTCCCAGGACCTTGCTGAGTTTGTGCCGTGTGGCTGTGAGAAGAGCTCTTGGCAAATACCGACTTCACCTAATTCCCTTGCTGCCTCTGCCAGACCCCATAAAGAAGTTTCTACTTCACGAGTAGAGTTCAGAGGGGGCTGCTAGCAGCGAGGAAGACAGCAATCTCAGTGATAGCTGATGCAGACTGGGCATCCCATGAACCACATTCTGTGCTGCTGACTTGACCTGGGCTGTTGTTGAAGCAGAAATGTTCTCGTTCTCATGGATTGTATGTAATTCCATCTCAGGTGCTTGGGCCATTGAATGGTCCTTGGGTCATTGTCAACCGAGAACTTCatacaaaatttaattttgtttttcctgaataTCTCTGTTTTGGATTTTTGCACTTGCATATTAATGAGATAGGCCAtgaagtgtgtaaagtgtgtgctGAGGCTGGAGGCCTGTGACATCCCCAAGTGGGAAAGACTCTTAGCACTTTCCAGAACTGTgccatttatttttctactttgcaTCTTAATTGTTCTATTAAAGCCTATATCTAAATGCAAATGGGGTTTTGGTAACAAAACAAGTGGGGAGCAGAAACACAGTTCATGAAGTTGCTAGCATATTTTCCCACTCCTGGGTTAAGCAGTGTGTGCAGTCAGCATGCACACACCCTCCTGGGCTACTGCAGTGTTCAGTGCAGTGAGTTATCTTCATTCTAGGATAGGTTCTAGCTGCATACCCTGTCTGCTAGCTTCGTGTATGGAGGTCACAGTGCTGTGTCATCACACAGTACCTGTTCTCACACTTTTGTGCCTCACATCACACTGACAGGTGGCATGAGGGTTCTGCCTTTTCACTTTAGGGAGCTTCCAGACAGTGATTGATTTTCAGAGGCCTACATGGAACTAGCCATAAATGACTGCTTGCATTTTGACCAAGGACCATCCCAACAGCATTCACTGCCAGTTCTAATAGAAGATGACAGTGGAGTTACTCTCTTCAGTCCCTTAAATGTCAGAAAGTGAAAATTCAGGTTTGTTTTCTGAGTGGTTCTGAGCTTTTAGTTGCTTGGTGTCCACAAAACATCTGGCTCTTGCTCTTCCCTTTTGGGGGCCTAAATGTCTTGGTGGCTGCTTCCAGCATCTAAGAAGGGGGATAGAGTGAGGTCAGAAGTCTATCCCTGACATGCTCAGGGTTAGCAGTAGATGAGAGAGATGACTTTGCAGGCACCCTTGGCTGTGTGGATGGGGCTTGCTTTCCCACTCAGGATTGTGCAGCCAGGTGTGCAGGTCATTAGCAGGTGGCCAAGGACTGCAGCACTCCCAGGTTGCTGCTGTTTCCAGTGAAATCTTGTTTTGTCATTTGAAGCCTCTGAGAACCATTGTATGGGTCTGTGGTGATTCTAAGTTTTAGAAGTGCTTAGTAATGAGCAGATTTCAGAGCTCTTAGATTTTTTACCGTAAGAGAAATCTAACTTGCAAAAATTAAACTGATGATATTTTGTTAATTATTAGCATCATGTTTTAGCTGAACAGACAGGCAGTGTATGTTCTACCTTTATGTTCTGTGGCTTGAGGATGGAGTTCTAAACCCCAGCCTCCAGGGTCATAGGCAGGCTCTGTGCAGGAACACTGAGCTGACCTGTGTGTGCCTGCAGGTGGATGAGGGGGAGCAAAGCTGCCAGTTGGTTCAGAGGGGAAACAGTGGTTGGAGCATTAACTCAGCTTAGTGACTTGGCTGAGGGCTGGGACTCTATGCTGAAAGTGTGACTGGGTTCCtgaggcctgggctggcctccatgTTGCTCCTGTGGGTGGCTTAGGCTTTGGTCAGATTGAGGTCAGGAGAGCCTGCCCAGGAGTTGGCGTGATGGGGGCTGTGGCCTCTGGAGCATGTGCTGCAGGGCTCAGCCTGAGATGGATTGGGGTGTTCTTCACTCAGGCTGGGACTAGGACCATAGCTGGACTGTGACTGGGCCAGTAGCTCTCAGGGGTTAGGGAGTGATTATGTGGAGACTTAAGCCACCTGTGGGTAGTCTGACCATTCTGGAGGGGTCTCTCTTTACTGGAGATGGGTCAGCCTTGGCTTGTCACCTTGGTAGCTTTCAGGAGTAGGTAGTTAAGTCAATTCACTTTGAGCTCTTGACTGGGTAGGTTCCCAACTCTGCCCTTTGCCTCAGGAGAGGAGAGAGCAGGCTTTCTCTAGGTGGGCCAGGCTTACAGCACAGAGGCTGCTCCGCTGGGTGCTTTCTGTGAGGGCCTGCCCGTGATAGGATGGTGGCTCTGTTCTCAGACCTTCTGAAAAGCAACATTGTGATGCTGCCTGTGAAGGAGTTGTGAGTGCTCTAGCATGACCTGTAGGCTGTGCAGAGGCAAGGACCTAGGCCTGGCAGAGTATGTGTTTTCCCTTCTTGCTGAGTGCAGAGCTTGCTTCTGGGGTGTGGAACCATTTTCCCATGGTCTCTTGAAGAATGTATTGAATTGATCCTTGTAGTTGGGCCTTGTGTAGGTGTGACTGGGGAGTAATATGTCTAGGAGAGAATGAGCTGGGCCAGAGGCCTATTCTTGGTCTTCCCCTGGCATGTGTTGTATTCCGTCTGGCCTGTAGGTGGCTAGGGTCACAGCTTTCCACTTGCAAAGTGATCAGTTTTCCAGTCAGCTTCCCTTATAAGTTTTTCAGAACCACAGCACTTTGAGGTTCACCCTCTTGTTTGAAATTTCATAGCTGCCAAACGTGCATCTGAAAACCGCTTTGGCAGCTAACTAAGGTCATTCCCCCTTACTTCTAGTGACGCGTACTTTACTAAAGTGCCCTTGTCTTTCTTGTCAAGGGCACAAGATAAGGAAGTTCTGACAGGGTAGCCTTCCACGTGAGCACTTTCTGGATCATGTTTCTAAGCACTGAGCACTATATCCCACAAGGATATGTGGTAGTACTTGGTGGGGCTGCTGCACCTACCCAGAGCTGTCCCCAAGAGAGGGGCCAGTGGCCTAGAAAGAAGGAGCCTCAGCCCATCCTAGGAGTGTCTGTCTGACTGTCACCACTCCCGGGGCCCCCACTGGCCCTGAAAAGAGCATGTACCCAGAGTCTTGGCTGTAGTGAAGAGATGGACCTGGCAGGCTAGGATGGGGTAATGTTGATACCTCAGTTATCTTTGGAGTCCTGGGGTTTTAGGTCTGTTTCCAGAAGTCCTGTGACTTTTTTACTTGTGTTGTTTatgtattaatttaatttatttatttatactctgCCTTGTTCCAGAAAAGGGCTTAAGGCAGAATGCTTGTCTATTGGTGTTCTGCTTGATAGTAGATAAGTTTAGTCAAAATATACTTATTAAACAGGTAATTGGTACTTTCCTAATGTTGACTATGTTATCAggcttcagttttttttccttcttctgtgaATTGATTCTTTATATAAACAGCAGCATTCATCAAACATAGGCCTGAGCTTAGGAAAACTGCCTGAGAGTATGCTCCAACCTATGCTCTGCTGCCACCCGCCAGTGTGGCCTGGCAGGTCCCTGGGAGCCGTGGAGGCTCCACTTTAGACAAGAAGAGCTGCCCACTGTGCCTCTCCCATGGGATTTGGTGAGGTCATGTGACATGTGCATACAAGCACTTTGTAGAGGAGCAGTCTCTGCACATGGGAACTGCTGTTTTTGTGACTGTTGTCTCCATAGTGGAACTGCATTTGAGGCAGTGGCAGTTCTAGAAGATCTTGCCTGTGACGTGAAGATCCGGGCTTGACCTTGTTTCCCTAGTCGGGCAGTGGGGTCACTGTTGCCCACGGTGTGGCATTGGGCAGAGAGGGCTCTACGCAGGTGAGAAGTATAAGGACAACTTAGAGTCAAATTTATTCAACCAACAGGATTCTCTTTATTCTGAGGTCATGTCCTCCTTTCTAATTGGATGGTAGAATGTCCTTTTCTAAAATGAAGTGATGGTAGAGGgcagtgtttttgctttttaaaatgccattggTGGTATTGGTTTCTCTTTGTCAATccccaaaatttctttttaagtttccctgttgtgggctggtggagtggctcaagcagtagagcacctgcctcacaagcaggcCAGCAGTGGCCTGCTCTGCCCGGTGGTATCTGTGTAGCACCCATTGCTTTGTTTGGGTGTTGGGCACGCAGGTGTGATGTGTACTGGAGCCCATGTGCCTGAGACAGGCTGAAGAGAAACGCTCACTACCAACCGTCAGTTTCCCTTTGCTTTGGTGACGAGTGTGTGTTTGTCTGCAGTGGCTGCGATCCTGACTTTTGCCTAGTTAAGAGCTTTCAGAAGTACAATGGAAATTTTTGATATGTTATTTATAACTTTAATAAATGCTCTTTTCCCTTCTAATCCCCCCCCCAATGCCTTAAGAATTCTGTGGACTGTGTATCTTAATAGGTAGAAGCATTATCTGTGTGCAAACATGGCGCGCACAGTTGAAGAAGAAATTGGCTTTATGTTTCTACTTGCTCTGTGGACCTTGGGGCTCCAGGGATGGACCCAAAATGGTCTTAGACTGCCTGACAGCCTGTTCCACTTAGTGGCCATGGTTTCTGGATTGAAGAGAGTCGTGGCCCTAAAAGTGTTGTAATCTCCAGCTTTCCAGCTGACATTGTATAGCATTTTGTGAGGTGCTGAGGTGATGGGAGGCTCTCATTTCTGGCCTCTGTTATATGTGACTTATCTTGCAAGTGGGAGGGTGAAGGTGTGGAGCTTTGGGATGAGCCCCAGAATGAATGAATTGAATAAAGATATTTATTCATCTTGAGGTGCTCCCTGGCCTGTCCTCTGTGTCTGCCCTCTGAGGTGTTTTCTTCGTCCCTCATACCCTCCTGAGCTTTGGAAAGCAAGAACTCATCACAGGCTGCCTCAGCACTTCTCTGTTGGGTTTGTATGGCAGAGGGTACTACTTTGCATTCACCATTTGCTCCTTCATCTGCAATAATAGAACTCTTAGTTTGGGGATGGACACTTAGGTTCTCACAATAAAGGCTGTACTTCTCACCACAGCTAAATGTGGTCATTTACTGTTACTCCTCCTTAATCCCATTGAAatgatagggttttttttaaagcttatatTCACTAGGAtgactaaaaataacaaaatctggAAACTTTTAAGACAGTGGGTGAATGGTAACTTGTCTTAGAAACACCTGAGAAAGTGACATTGTAAGAAAGGAGGACATAAGAGAATCTGAGCTCCCAGAGGCTTTGGGAATGGCCATTCCAAGTCCACTGGGAGTGGTCGAGAGAGGGCAAATGGCCTTTTCAAGAAACAGACAGTCTCTCTACTCCAGTGATTGGGCAGTTGTGCCTCCTTCATCTCAGTGAGAGACCAAAAGGATGTGCTGCCAGACTCAGCACAGTATGTAAAATCCTCTGTGCTCGTGCCCTCCAGGCAGGAagtgaatgaaacagaaagagaCTTATTTGAAGAATCACACAGACCAAAGGAAGGACCTGAAGATACAGTGATGCCAAAGAAACGATCACACACCTTACAGTGTGATCAAATAACTCAAGAGAGTCTGAGCTCTATGGCTGTAAGTTTCCAAATTACCAAGGTTAACTTGATAGTAACACGAAGGAATGGTAAAACCCTTTGACAAAGCACATCCCTGTGAAATTTTACAACACTGAGGAACCTATGGAGGAATAAACAGTATGCATACAAAGTACCAGGAATTGGAATAGCTTGAGAGTTCTGCCACAATGGAAAGAGAAATGTGAACCAGATTTCTGAAGGGAAATTATTTTCAGGAAGATTAAAAGTCATGCTGAAAGATTTGTAGGCACTCTTAAAACCTTACATTCCAACATACCCTTTCTTAGGAGATTATTAGAGGGTATACCCCCGATGAGGGAGCAaaccaagaaaggagagaggcaAGGTGCCAGGCATAGGGGACAGTCAGTCTAGGTTGGACGTTAGCTCCAGGGAGACTCTTCATAAAGGGCACGTGTTGCCTCTGAACATGGTAACAGATGATTTAGGTGGGCGTCCGGGTTTAATTGACACGTCTCTAGAAAACCAAGGAACAT
Coding sequences within:
- the Asb1 gene encoding ankyrin repeat and SOCS box protein 1 isoform X2; the protein is MAEGGGPDGRAGPGPAGPNLKEWLREQFCDHPLEHCEDTRLHDAAYVGDLQTLRNLLQDESYRRYGADVDVNHHLTPDTRPPFSRRLTSLVVCPLYISAAYHNLQCFRLLLHAGANPDFNCNGPVNTQEFYRGSPGCVMDAVLRHGCEAAFVSLLVEFGANLNLVKWESLGPESRGRRKVDPEALQLFREARSIPRTLLSLCRVAVRRALGKYRLHLIPLLPLPDPIKKFLLHE
- the Asb1 gene encoding ankyrin repeat and SOCS box protein 1 isoform X1, producing the protein MAEGGGPDGRAGPGPAGPNLKEWLREQFCDHPLEHCEDTRLHDAAYVGDLQTLRNLLQDESYRSRINEKSVWCCGWLPCTPLRIAATAGHGNCVDFLIRKGAEVDLVDVKGQTALYVAVVNGHLESARILLEAGADPNGSRHHRSTPVYHASRVGRADILKALIRYGADVDVNHHLTPDTRPPFSRRLTSLVVCPLYISAAYHNLQCFRLLLHAGANPDFNCNGPVNTQEFYRGSPGCVMDAVLRHGCEAAFVSLLVEFGANLNLVKWESLGPESRGRRKVDPEALQLFREARSIPRTLLSLCRVAVRRALGKYRLHLIPLLPLPDPIKKFLLHE